The Peribacillus simplex genome contains a region encoding:
- the holA gene encoding DNA polymerase III subunit delta, which yields MVLDVWKSIKKGQFAPVYLLYGTEAYLINETKQLLIENVLHEDEMDFNFAQFDLEETPVETALEDVETLPFIGERRLVFMQNPFFLTAEKTKSRVEHNVKRLEAYLADPVPYSIVVLTAPYEKLDERKKITKELKRKAVLVEAKKLGDHELKGWVKERVEASSVQIDEQATELLLELAGTNLMMLTNELDKMVLYAEADKHITVEIVEKLVAKSLEQNIFTLVDHVLQRKMESAMTILHDLLRQNEEPIKILSVIAGQVRLMYQVKELSRQGYSQQKIAGQLKVHPYRVKLALEKTGKFQERELLSIMDDLAEADYKMKTGQADKAITLELLLLKIR from the coding sequence TTGGTATTAGACGTTTGGAAAAGTATAAAAAAAGGGCAATTCGCGCCAGTATACTTGTTATATGGGACAGAAGCCTATTTAATTAATGAAACGAAGCAGCTATTGATCGAGAATGTCCTTCACGAAGATGAGATGGATTTTAACTTTGCTCAATTCGATTTAGAAGAGACGCCTGTTGAAACTGCGCTTGAGGATGTCGAAACCCTCCCGTTCATCGGGGAAAGGCGCCTTGTTTTCATGCAAAACCCATTTTTTTTGACAGCTGAAAAAACAAAGTCAAGAGTTGAACATAATGTGAAAAGACTGGAAGCGTATCTGGCCGACCCGGTCCCTTATTCTATTGTCGTATTGACCGCACCTTATGAGAAACTGGATGAACGAAAAAAAATCACCAAGGAACTGAAGCGTAAGGCAGTTCTCGTTGAAGCGAAGAAGCTTGGTGATCATGAATTAAAGGGGTGGGTGAAGGAGAGGGTCGAAGCTTCTTCAGTCCAAATAGATGAGCAGGCAACAGAGCTTTTACTTGAACTTGCAGGAACGAATCTGATGATGCTGACGAATGAACTGGATAAAATGGTGCTTTATGCTGAAGCTGATAAACACATTACGGTCGAGATAGTGGAAAAGCTGGTCGCTAAATCCCTTGAACAGAATATCTTCACGCTTGTTGATCATGTGTTACAGCGAAAGATGGAGAGTGCCATGACGATACTGCACGATCTTCTCAGGCAGAATGAAGAGCCCATCAAGATCTTGAGTGTCATTGCAGGTCAGGTCAGGCTCATGTATCAAGTGAAGGAGCTTTCCCGTCAGGGCTATAGCCAGCAAAAGATTGCGGGTCAACTGAAGGTGCACCCTTACCGGGTAAAGCTGGCACTTGAAAAGACGGGGAAATTCCAGGAACGCGAACTGTTGAGCATCATGGACGACTTGGCGGAAGCGGATTATAAAATGAAGACCGGCCAAGCAGATAAGGCAATCACGCTTGAGCTGCTGCTTCTAAAAATTAGATGA
- the rpsT gene encoding 30S ribosomal protein S20: MPNIKSAIKRVKINDKKRVHNITVRSTMRTTVKNAEVALAGENVEAAKEALLTAAVKLDKAASKGLIHKNAAARKKSRLAKRLNALNA; the protein is encoded by the coding sequence ATGCCAAACATTAAATCTGCTATTAAACGTGTAAAAATTAACGACAAAAAACGCGTTCATAACATTACTGTTAGATCAACTATGCGTACTACAGTGAAAAACGCTGAGGTTGCATTAGCTGGTGAAAACGTTGAAGCTGCTAAAGAAGCTCTTTTAACAGCTGCTGTGAAATTAGACAAAGCTGCATCTAAAGGATTAATCCATAAAAATGCGGCAGCCCGTAAAAAATCTCGTTTAGCGAAAAGACTTAACGCTCTTAACGCATAA
- a CDS encoding YqzM family protein, whose translation MNEFEKNVQSKTDDVADSAIGFIGSFVFFAAMFTIAVVIKAVGS comes from the coding sequence ATGAACGAATTCGAAAAGAATGTTCAGTCAAAAACAGATGACGTCGCTGATTCCGCTATAGGATTCATCGGTTCTTTTGTATTTTTCGCTGCCATGTTCACCATAGCGGTCGTCATTAAAGCTGTCGGATCCTGA